tccgaaaattcaataaaaatgaattattatactctataaataaatgtaaaataaaataaaatatttcctggaagtaaaattaaataaataataagataaaattaagaaataaacaacctaaatcctaatcaaatctaaaatttaaaaaaggtactaaataaagatagataaaaactaccaagtctagcaaatcacaataaaaactcataaaatcctgaattaattaaaaatccgaaaatttaagaaaatttaattaatatactctaaaagtaaatctaaaataaaataagtatttcctgaatttaaaataaaataaataataagataaattaaaataaaattaagaaataaacaacctaaatcccaatcaaatctaatattaaaaaaggtattaaataaagacacataaaaactaacaaaatctagcaaatcacaataaaaactcataaatcccgaattaataaaaaattcgaaaattcaataaaaattaatcaatatattctaaaaataaatttaaaataaattaaaagaccaaatcttatcttttaaaataatatcaatcaattattttagaatatataaaattaaaacatatatcaattgaaaattatatcttctaaaataatatcaattaattaggttagaatatataaaattaaaacatatatcaattgaaaattatatcctctaacaaattgacacgtgaagtaatttttatgagaattaatctggtgctgacacgtcactaagaattaatctggtgctgacacgtcactatggaagttcttcttttctaatatatattgattgatattaatattgattttgattttttttatggaaaatagaaattttgaactcaaaccactaaaaataaattaagtataAACGTCGAAGTCAAACCTCTTGTCAAATATTTGGCATGTGTTAGATCTAATGTGTTAATCTTAGGACTGTAGATAAAAGTACCTTAAGGTAAAGGACAATGCAAAACCCTAGTAGTGCCTCCCCACATTCCCTTGCGGGTTCCCTCCCTCCATGAGAGAGTTCTCTTCATATTCTAtgtgctctctctctctctctctctttccttAGTGAGAGAGGGGATTTGAGTTTGccaccccacctatggggcttgacaccccactttattcaatacggaatttaaagttctgTATCCATACGGGATTTAAAATttcgtatctgttttagtatgtaatgaatggttgaaaatgtgccacACATGCTACGGTTTTTTAAGTTCCGTATCAAATACAGAACTTTAAATCTCGTATTGAATAAAGTGGGatgccaagccccataggttGGGTGGCAAACCCAATTCCTGTGAGAGAGCTTCCCTCTAGTCAATAAGAGTTTCAACCTCATCCAccttccacctcttccaccccaccccaccaccactaccaccctGAGTCTTGTAGCCACCCTccacttctttttttctttcccaaGTCTTGTGTTCATGCCCATTCCCTTTGTCTGCATCATATTTCCTTCCAATGTCTGACCACTATCAGGTTTTGTGTTTTCCTTCTCTGTCAAATGTTCTTCATTCTCTAAATTTGTCTGCAACTTCTTTTAAGAAGGGAGAATCATGTTTTAAGATAGATCATTTCtgtaggggattcaagcacctCAATTGCACGGAGTAGTAGAGCGAGAAATCACGGATAAAGCACACAacatctttggtcacgcagttcggccaaattgcctacctctgcggctatagagtagctatagctccttagtattacttgtggcatgaagcatgtggtaccaagtacaacttttagggttacattgttatcctatttatagtggattctattgatctctattttacaataaaatcctaataaatcctacaacaatcccttaaaaccttttacaatccacattaaatcaaatcctaataaactaaagattttagcccaaaatacaatgagccaaatctcaacaatctccaccttggcgaatttcGGACTCCCCCTATGAAGATCTGCTGCTTTAGTTTCCTGATTCTGATTTCTGGGATTGAACTCCACCTTGCTCAACACCCTGTTGCTTCACTCCTCCACCTTGGCATCCATCCACTTCTCCTTCCCTGGCGTGGCCATCGCCTCTTGAAAGTAGACAGATCTCCACCTTGTTCCGTGTCTTTCTGATCCGTCGGTTTCTCCTCTCACAACGACTTCTGCAATCCTTGTTGACCTCCCTTCGCAGCGGAAGATATCAGCCGTCactatggttactaaccatcggcccctcCGCAGAAGTTACCCGACCGTTaccatggttactaaccatcggtCCCTCAATGGAAGTTGTCCAGCCGTTaccatggttactaaccatcggcccctcTGCGGAAGTTGTCCAGccgttaccatggtcccacgaaccatcggctctgataccacttgtaggggaTTCAAGAACCTCGATTGCACGGAGTAGTAGAGCGAGAAATCACGGATAAAGCACACAgcatctttggtcacgcagttcggccaaattgcctacctctgcggctatagagtagctatagctccttagtattacttgtggcatgaagcatgtggtaccaagtacaacttttagggttacattgttatcctatttatagtggattctattgatctctattttacaataaaatcctaataaatcctacaacaatcccttaaaaccttttacaatccacgttaaatcaaatcctaataaactaaaaattttagcccaaaatacaatgagccaaatctcaacaattTCATAAATTCTTGTTGGCATTTTGATGAGAAAGTTTGCTTAGTCAGAAATATATGAATAAAAATGCGTTTAAATTGTTGATGGGGCTAAGTTATCAAATTCAATTCTTTAGCAGAATTTTGGTTTAATATGAACTAATAGTAAGATTACAAGGGGAAAAACAAAAGTAAGTACACCTCTCTAATTTACAAGCTATGAAACTGGGATACAACTAATATATTTCTCAGAACACTTAAGAGTACATTGATTTGAAGCCTTCAGTAAGAGGAACCACTTTTGCAGACAGCTTGGCCTGCAATTTTGATGCAGCTTGACGAATTTCCTGAGGATGAAAGAATATAATATCTGTTTTATTCACTGACTTAATAAAAGGGGCACAGAAGTTTAACATTATCATAAAAGGCATATCTAAATGCGGTGGTACAAGAGGATATGCCCCTCCAAGAGGAAGGTCAAGATAATTCACAAATGTTTCGAGAATTGCATCTAATGTGTGCTTGTTTCCACATTTGGGAAccttagaatcaattctcatTGACCAGAATCACTTTTAGATGGTTATATAGATATTTGGTAATCGacttagaattgattttagtcccaaaatcaattctacgGAGAAGTACTAGCTTCTGCGGTGGACATAATCAATTGGGGGATTTCATAACTGGATTTCACATTACCCTACAGAACATTTTTCCCATAAacgtatccaaacataaatccaTTCACTTCCAACTTAATTTGACTCACTTTaaccataatcaattttattcCAAATCAATTACGAAAATGTTGATCCAAGCATGCACTAAATGGTACACAAGCAGATATGAGCACTTGGGGGATGCAAGTCCACATAACCACTATGAAAGATTACCTCAATATTGTATCTTGATGAAAAATGAGTCAACAGAACTGTTTTGTTGCGAATCCACTGAGCATTTTCCATGAGCTACATAGTTAACACAAGTTTACTAATCAGGAATCTCCTCAATAAAATATGCAGTAGATTCATCTATTTGAGAACAGTCAATCACTAGAATAAGCAGAGTGATTTTGTCAGAGCAGATAGAAGTTCTAGGTTTTTATCTTGGAATGGCCTGGGAATTGGGATCAAGACATAAATGCAATATATATTACTTGACAGTTGACATGACCTAAATAAGATGTTGGTAATAAAAAAAGATTATCATATAGCTATAAATTAAATGCAGAAACCTTAGTGTTAGGGTTGGAAACCCCTAACAACCAAACAGGGTTGTTGATGTAATTTTCTGAATTAAATTCTGGAAAATAGAACCCAAGAAGGAAAACCTTAACAAGGGAAATCCCTTCCAAAGGTATAAACCTTTTACAAACTCAATAATCAAATCCTCCTCTAACCTAAGTTAAGtactcctatttataataaactAACCCCACCAAGCAAATGACCCTGGCCCAACGTAGACCCAACTCAAATAATAGAACAGACTAAAAGATAGAAAAGATAAAACTAAAAATAGACACAGCCACACAGGCCCATTAACCTAGTAACAGATAACACCAACCTAGGATCACCCAGGCTCAAACGCCCCAAGCCCAATCGCCTCAGGCCCACTCTCTTGGGTCTTAACACTTAGTCATGCAAAATAGCAACGAAAAAGAGTAAGGGCAGATGAATGAAGGcagtaaaatttaatttttgtaaGCATTGAGTTTGTCGAGCTTCCAATAAAGTAGTAGCCTTATAATGAAAGATGTCATGTTACCTCAAATATATGTGTATGACCATGTTCGCGAGCATGCTCTATGCTGTATGAATCGTCCAGGAAAGTTGCCTGTTAAAATAGTTTGAACAATCAGAccaatcaaacaaaaaaatacaaatagGACAAAAAATCTGTATATCCCTCAAATAAAGAAATccctaaatttttaattaactcTGAACaccataaaataaaaactatgaTCTCATCCTTTTcacgttttcttttctttcctttcgaTTTCGCAATAAACAAGCATAAATGAAAGAATAAAATGAAATTTCCATGACAATATGTCAATTGGTAAATTTGATCAGCCTAAGGACTAGTCTTTATATTCGAGAGAAAAGGTTCAATTAGAAATCCATTTAATTTATGAAATGACATAAAATTGAAAGCTTTTATGTGCTACAACTTCTTAAGCAGTCATATATTTTAAGACAATGGCCCATATTTGACTTCAGAACATCTATTCCTATTCTCGGTTTATGAGGATATTTAATATTTCATCTGATCATGCTGCCAACTCCAAAGTAAGCTGAACTTGGAATCAATAATTTTACTCATTTCATTAAAAGATTGTGCTATACCTCAGTTATAAGTACTTTCGCTCTCAAGGCATCAGCATTAAGTGGATCAAGCATAAAATCTGATGTTGTATCCCCGGTGAAGGCCACCTCAGGAGATAATATTGTATCTGTAATCTAGATACCAGAGTTCATTAAAAGTAAAGATCAAAGAAGATTCAAATCAGAATTGAGTTCCAGATATTACAAACCTCAACACCTGACttctttaatttttcaatttgtttCCCTTGCAGGTGAGTGTACTGTTTCTTCAGCTTGTTCCTGATTGAATAGACTACATAACCCTGCATAATTAACCAGGTTAGCATAGTTCTTATTCTAAGAGGTACAAAAACATCCTTGCACAGTTCCAAACTTTAGCATTACATATATCCAGATCATTGCCATAGGTAAGAAAATCAGGTACTAGGATCTCACATACTTTCTCTACTTTCTTATTTTGTAATGTATATTTCAATAAGATTCAAGAGTCAAGATTATAATATCAGCATTATCAGAAAAGATTGTACAGAGTAtagaaaaatacaaaataaacaaaagtaaaaaaaaaaaaaaacacaagtaTGTTCATTGGACAAAACATGAGGATGACATTTCTTAACAAAACTCTAGACCGAAAATATGTGAGCATCAGAAGACAACACTACACACAGATACTGTAAAGCTGAAACATGTTCATTTTTTAGCCAAGTTCTTGGTTTGAACGCTTTCGAACACGTAGTTAGGTAAGTTCACATTTTGATATTCATAATATACCCTTCAGTTAAAAAGACAAGGGCTACAAAATGACTGACTGGTCGAAACATACCTGGCTGGGTATAACATGTTGTGTTTTGAATGGTCGAACAACAAGGTTATTCCGTATCTCATATGTCTCCCCTGAAATGCAACTTCAGAAATCATTTCGAAGATGATAACTCAGATCACTAAAGAAAAGACAAATGACACATACCCACATCCAAAGCAACCAATTCAACATTCAATTCAACTTGGCCCAGCGTCCTGTGAATATCAAGCAGCTTCTCAACATCCTCTTTGATGCAAGGAGGCACAAATACAGTGGCAGGTTTCAAATTGTACAAACCACGGCTAGCTATATACATTGGCAGGCCTCCCTAAATCATTCAATGATATCATCAGCTTAAGCAAATTTTACAGCACAATGATGTCCAGAATACATAGAAGGCGTAAAACTCCCTAACAAAATACTAGGAGAAGAAACCACACTCACATTTTTAACTAAAAAGAAAGTCCAACATTAGATTAAGTAAAATTTCTTATAATGCTATCAAAGAAAAAGCTTACAACCATAAATAAGCCTATATTCTAGTATAAATGTGATAAGAGCCAGAGCACAAAAGCTAGTTGATTTAGTTGGAAAGCTCAAGGaattataaaccccacattagaatctcatacttcaaatatgggactcaagtcccataccttgcaattgggTCCTAACATCTCACCACGCTCCGCAACCCAAAGCCGGCTGGCTGTGCACTTCTTTGACTAGTCAAAGGGGAGAACGCTGCAATGACAGCATCACCACCCGCAATGCTCTTTAGCCGGACATGGTGGACGACTCTGATACAAATTCATAAGAACCTTGGTTGGCTGTGCACTCCTTTGACTAGTCAAACGGGAGAATGATGCAATGACGACATCACCACCCGCGCCGCTCTTTAGTGAGACATGATGGACGACactgataccaattgataagaaccttgggagaaccagaGCACAAAAGCTGTAGTAGTTGGAGAGcacaaggccttataaaccccacatgtGAGTCTCAAGTCCATTACCTTGCAATTGAGTCCTAACAAAATGATGTCATTTTTTTTCAGGAAACAAGCTCCATATTTTTTGATAAGCAGGAAACAAGCTCCATAGAATCAATGAAGTGTGAATTTAGCTTTTCTATCAACAAATTATTTACATAACATTATGTTAAACTTAACTTTTCCCCTTATACTAACCAAAAAGCAAAAAGAAacatcaaaactcaaaaaaaaaaaaaaaaaacataatggGTAGCAAAAGAATAGGAACTTACAATGTGATCAAGATGAGCATGAGTAATAAACACAAAGTTTTGGTGAATAGCTCTAGTTGGGCACCTCCCAATATCAAAAGCACACTTGAACTCATGGATTATGATACATGTCTCTTGCCCACCAATTGAGAGACCCTCAATGGAATAACCTTCCAAGTTCAAACCCTTACGATGAACCTGTGACTTCGCTAGCTTGTACTGTTCTTCGTAATCGATTGCTTTGCTGATATTGGACAAATAGCCCGACCCTTTAACGGCATTGAGTTGGGTTGGCAACGAAACTTGGTGGTGGTTCGGTGGTTTCTGAGGGAAAATTGGTTGGTGAAATGGGAAGATTTTGAGGGTCTCGAATGCTGAATTGGTCAGAGAAATTTGCATAGTTTAGCTGTGAATTGGAACGcagagagaaggagaagagaaaaaggGTTTAAACTGGGTTTTAGAAACAACGTTGTTGTCTGAAACAAAGGTAATGTGCGTGTTCGTGGAGGATAAGGTTAACTTGCTAACACAGTcgttttgatttttgaaaaattattttctatatTTACTTTCTCTTATTAGTGAATATTAACAAAGTtaggttttttaaaaaatattttctatattTGAAACATGGAAATCATGTGATTCAAAATTTAGAATTAGaagatttatattttaattatgaaTATAATGGATAGATATCAATTCTTCCAAAATTTCGATAAACAAAATGCAATGTgatgtgagtttttttttagttaTACATGAAAATAACACAAAAAACTAAAATAGCAAATCTGGGCAGAGCAGCTCCACGATATTGGGAGGAGGAAACTTCCACACTCGTAAAGACAGACCTTCTCAAGTAGGGAAATTTTTTATGTGCTCATGTAGTACGTATTCTTCTACTTTAAACATGACACCTGACTCTTATGGTAAATCattcataattttaatttttttttctaaaactaAAAAGACACACCTGCCGCATTGTGAGAGAGGGATGTACTGAGTCTTTAGTATTGCGAGGGTACTAAAGATTTTCTCCTTGGGTAGCTTGCCTATCCAAGACATCTAGGTAGCTTGCCTTCCAAGACATCTACAACCATGTTGAACTCTCTTGGAATATGAGATAGAGTCACGTTCCGGTCTACATACTCTTGATCCGGAGAATGATGTCCCAAAGCCAATGACTTTGCACATAATTGGTACTAGTAACAAGCTCCACAGCCTCCATATAGTTAGATTCACTAGTGTTACCCCCACATGTCCCAGAGCCAATGATTTTGCACATAATTGGTACTAGTAACAAGATCCACAGCATCCATACAAGCTCCACAGCCTCCATACAGTTTGATTCACAAGTGTTACCCCCACACCGCACCAGAAGCCAAAAACTCAGCACTCAAACTTatttgagaaacttattgaaataaactcAGAATAGTTTATTCAGATTTCAGAGTATTGATCCGTAAGCCATAATTTATGGTAAGTGAGATGTGCAGACTATATAGAAGGTAAATATTTTCATGACTAAAAAACTCCATTCACAAGAGAATGCATGACGAAAGTACTTGTATTGATGTCTGTATTTTGTACATCTACCCAACAATGAACAAATGAAAGAAGATTACACAAGTAGGCATATTATCTTGATTTCTGATTTGAAATATTTACAATCCATGAACAAAGCACTTCGTATCTACACAATGATATAATTAAGGAAAAAGCTTGTTTCGTTCTCCAAATGAACTCTGCCTTTGTTGTCTCATAGTCGGTCCCAAGCCTGGAAAAGGGAAGAAGGTTGTGCTAGGTCTGCGGCAGCAGACATAAGTTGATTGTATCATAAATACGGATCAACTGCTCCATGTAGCCAACGTCACATAGAGGAATaaggtttttgttgttgttttatcTTTGATTCAAATGCTACATCACTGCAAACCGCAACACTTGAAGTTGACAAGATTACCTCTGCACTTTCTAAGGTCAAACCGTGAATGATGGGCAAAGGTAACCCTTTACTAAGATGTGCATTTGCATATGGCAAGAACACAGTTTCAACAAGCGTCCACACAACTGGCTGCAGAAGGAAAGGAAAACACACCCTTTTTTTATGAGAAAATTATGAAAGTAAATTTTTATTCACTGTATGGGTTATATACAACAACAGAGGTACCTGAATCAGGTACATCCGCAGGTTGCCAATATTGCTCCATTTCAATGACATTGCAAAGTCATCTAATCTGACAGCGCCTACGAGGTTGTTTCCATTGATTTTGACCAAACCTGAACCTTGAATTACCTGTGCAAACAAGTTGTAACATAGGTGATAGGTCATCTTAAAGGATCAAACAAAATTATAATCACATTCAATATTATCCAGGTTATTTCATGAATGAGATAGTATCAGCAAAGCTGCTCAAAGTTTtagaatagaaaaataaattactcaAAATCCTCCCATCGTATACACATAAATTCTGCCAAGAAAGGTagttaattaaaaatcaatgaTCATACCAATGAGATGCATGCCACGGGTattacttcatcttcttccagaACATCGATTATTAAGTCGGCAAATACGTTGGCACCTGCTTTCTGATTTGAAATCTCTACAACCGGAGGAGAGGATAAGGATATATTCAAGTTCATTTTATGATTTGGATATTTCTTGTACAGCTGGGGAATAATAAATCTCCATTCTGCAGTGTTCAGTAAAGATTGATTTGGTATTTCGTCCACAATCCAGTGCATGAATTTTGCCTGAACGCATAAAGCAAGTTCTCATTAGACATGAACCCAAGGATACACAAAAAGAATATTTTAAGAAAATTCATGCTTTAAGACCATGAGTCCATGACCAAACATCCAAACTTACATCATAATACAAGGCAGATGCAGAGTTGAAAACAGACTCTTCTAAAGTGATTCCTAGCATCTTTGATGAATTTTGGCAGAGAATGGGAAGTCTTGAGTTCTTGTAGAAGAGGTCAGGAACAGGTAGGGAAACACTCCTTTTTATGAATAACCCATTGGTTTCAAATCCAACAGACGAATCACTTAATAAAATATCATTGACAAAAGTTACATTCACAGAAGCATGATCATCAACTGGAACCTCCTTCGGAAGACTTCTCAAATATGAGTCAAGCTTTGAAATCCCTTCTTTAAGTTTCTTGGTGATTGCATTTTCTACTGTTGACGCAATTGCCCCTTCAAAAGCATCAACAAACCTGTTACATATGAAGCAAAACCGAAAGTCAGAAAACCATAGAATCATTTTCTGCTTGATTAAAGTGAAAATTCAAATATGTCAATAGATGGTGATAAAACTCCATGCGTGAAGcctccaaatttttttttttacataagaaAACTTGAAGAGCTTATTAACTACATATATCCTATGATCTACTTATATCTTGTTTTAAATAATATCATACTTGCACATGGATTCGTCACATTAGATGGAAAAGGCTGGAAAATGCTTTGAAAAAAATCCTCCTGGTGATGATGATAGGGATAGTGGCACGTACAATTGAGAAAGTATAGAATACTATGGGCTAGTGATTCGGTCATTGAAGCTCACCCTATCCCTAATGTTGTCTTTGGTCAGTTGAATTGTTTGCTAGTTTGCTACCTGTGCAAAACTAGTAGAGGGGGTAAGTAGTAAAATATAACCTCAGAACAAAGTGGTTGCATATGTCTTGCTCTGGTCAACTAATAATGCTAACACTAAGATGTGCATAAATGCTGAAAATATGGCACTCAGACATTAGGAATGTGCCATTAGGAAGAAAACTGAGGTATCATAGTTAATCAGAGGAAAGATTATTGGCTTGCAACACAAGTTCTGAAACAACAACAATAGCCTTGTCCCACTTgtgaggtcggctatatggatcacatTACACCACAGGGCATATGATTATGAAACCTAGGTTCCTTTATATCTAGAATTAAAGATGGTAATTGTCATACCCTTGATAAAGCCAAGATGCACCTCCATCCAATTTTATTGAAATATCTTTGACATAAGACCCACAGTCCTCAAGTTTAAGCTTCATAGATCCTTCCTGGTTCTCCAATCCCAATGTAAGTCCAACTTCCATGCCTTCAACCTTTCCAGCAGCAGCACATATCAAATTCCTTTTGATAACAGtcgtgaagaagatgaacagataGAAACATAAATAATAACAAGGAACAGGTACAATTTTGAGTCCATGCATACTAGAACAATCACAGATATTTGAATGATTTTCCAACAGAAGAAAATTAATTTCCAATAAAATAAGTAAAACAAGATTATCACATATAAACTCCATACTGAATGCTACAATGCAATTTATCATTTAATAAGTTGAGATTGGTAGATACCAAAAACCCACcacagaaaataaaaaagtatcCTTCAAATCACAAAGCATACAAGAAAAGTAATACAAAgcaggcttgttaatagcgcgcAATAGCGCTATAGTGTAGCCCCTGGGGGTTTaccgctactccactattcaccgctatTTGCCACTATAGCGCTTgaaatagcgttttttgggcttgccgctatgctacgctatccgccattaacaaccctgatACAAAGTAAAAACCACCCCATTTGCAACAACTCTTTATTTTCCAAAGAAACTACAAGCAGCAAATGAATCAAAGAAACTGACCCTCCTCTATAAAGACTAAAGAGATTATGTTTCTAATAGTAAAACAACTTTTCTACTTAATAAAGCATCAATCTCAAAAggtatacaaaaaaaaaactaaaaacatgAAGTAAAGCAAATCAATGGAACATTTTTCATACCTGAACTTCTGCTCTACCTTTGTCAGAAATCTCAACAGGACCAAGCCAAGTACTATAAGAGTAATACCAATTCATACTCAAATTACAAGTAACCCCAGAAGCCACAATGGAAATTCCAGTCTCCCCAGGCTTGACATGTGAGGAAGGAACATCGATTTCATATATAGTGATGTTGGAAACCATCATGTAGACATTACCCACAACTGGGATTTTCCTACTCTTCTCAATACTCGGCAAATGGAGTGAGATTATTGAGAAAATTGCCTTGTTCACCAGCAAGTCTTTCACAAAATCAAGCCCGTTTTGAGTGATCAATAAGGATATGAAAGTTTGGTCTTTGGGTTGAAGTTGAGCATGCCCATGAAGCAATGAAGAGGCTAGTAGAAGCAGAACAAAGAAAGATGACATTTTGATTTAGTTAAGGTTTGAGAGAACCGGAGGGGAATTTGGTTTgacaccccacctattgggtttcgcaccccactttattaaaaacgggaatttaaattccgattttaatacgaaaaaaacggaaattaaaaaaccgttatgtattttagcatatgtgacacattttcaaccgttcattgcatataaaaaacaaatcggaattttaaattctgttttgaaaacggaaattaaatttccgtattgaatacatgGGGTGtcaaacccaataggtggggtgccaaacccaaatcccgaACGAACTGGAGTTGTTCTTCTGCTGCAAGGAGTGATCTTGATCCAACAAAGGAAGCGTAGGGAAAGATGAACACTTGACATGAAAAGACACAATTGCCCACCCTTCTCGATGCCTTTATTTGGTGGTTGCTTGAaaggaatgttttttttttaggtttCTATTTTGGTAGTtgattattttacttttgattgAGTCTCATTATACATTATTTCATGGTGATGACACTATTTAAGTTcatgaatgaaagaaaaaatataattttttaagcaaaaaacaagaagaaagagaataagCAACTGTTGTTCAAATTTAAACAACCAAACTGTCATCTCATGTTGCTCCAAAATAAACAACGTTACTTAAGTGCTCCAACTGAATTAAGGAaccccattggagatgctctaactaCGTATGAGAAATTAAATTGAGTTACTGACTTACAAATTCTTTAGATGTcatctttaaaaaatttaataatcaaattaaagataaactctattttaatgtttttttaaacaAACTCTATTTTAATGTTTATGTAATATCAAAGGTATTTATAATCGATCCAATCCAAATAAAATCGAAAAAAAGATCTAAAAGAACTGAGCTCTAATCAAACTGAAAACCGAACAAGCCGAAACCCTAAAAAAACTGATTTTTTTCATTGGATCGGTTTAGATTTCAGATTTGATTTCCAAAGTCGAACCAATTCAACCCAAACCGACCATTTacaaatttatataattttatttgtacCTATATTGTATTATTCATACTTACATATTTAAatccttatatatttatattttttttttgaaagtttatatgtttatatatttattgCACGACAAGTGCATATTTGTATAAAAAGGGTTTCAAGTAGTTATGTGAATAAATATGCATTAAAATGAACAAATATTatcatatatttaaaaaaacattgACTTAAATtgattatataaaataaagttatacattattgtatttattatttattatacatTTTTAAGATTTAGACactataatatatattttttaaatgagGCACATTATAATATCAAATGTACACTATAAGATTTATACACTATAA
This is a stretch of genomic DNA from Lotus japonicus ecotype B-129 chromosome 1, LjGifu_v1.2. It encodes these proteins:
- the LOC130733514 gene encoding tRNase Z TRZ2, chloroplastic produces the protein MQISLTNSAFETLKIFPFHQPIFPQKPPNHHQVSLPTQLNAVKGSGYLSNISKAIDYEEQYKLAKSQVHRKGLNLEGYSIEGLSIGGQETCIIIHEFKCAFDIGRCPTRAIHQNFVFITHAHLDHIGGLPMYIASRGLYNLKPATVFVPPCIKEDVEKLLDIHRTLGQVELNVELVALDVGETYEIRNNLVVRPFKTQHVIPSQGYVVYSIRNKLKKQYTHLQGKQIEKLKKSGVEITDTILSPEVAFTGDTTSDFMLDPLNADALRAKVLITEATFLDDSYSIEHAREHGHTHIFELMENAQWIRNKTVLLTHFSSRYNIEEIRQAASKLQAKLSAKVVPLTEGFKSMYS
- the LOC130733515 gene encoding putative BPI/LBP family protein At1g04970, producing the protein MSSFFVLLLLASSLLHGHAQLQPKDQTFISLLITQNGLDFVKDLLVNKAIFSIISLHLPSIEKSRKIPVVGNVYMMVSNITIYEIDVPSSHVKPGETGISIVASGVTCNLSMNWYYSYSTWLGPVEISDKGRAEVQVEGMEVGLTLGLENQEGSMKLKLEDCGSYVKDISIKLDGGASWLYQGFVDAFEGAIASTVENAITKKLKEGISKLDSYLRSLPKEVPVDDHASVNVTFVNDILLSDSSVGFETNGLFIKRSVSLPVPDLFYKNSRLPILCQNSSKMLGITLEESVFNSASALYYDAKFMHWIVDEIPNQSLLNTAEWRFIIPQLYKKYPNHKMNLNISLSSPPVVEISNQKAGANVFADLIIDVLEEDEVIPVACISLVIQGSGLVKINGNNLVGAVRLDDFAMSLKWSNIGNLRMYLIQPVVWTLVETVFLPYANAHLSKGLPLPIIHGLTLESAEVILSTSSVAVCSDVAFESKIKQQQKPYSSM